One genomic window of Hippocampus zosterae strain Florida chromosome 12, ASM2543408v3, whole genome shotgun sequence includes the following:
- the mfsd9 gene encoding major facilitator superfamily domain-containing protein 9 isoform X3, whose amino-acid sequence MSVKITVLDLLLLTFVRAIFGFQDDANRIICRLPPLRDNRRTLDLQIGSQVGRALPRCRQGYGHRGKMSNHKCSTLYQKLRTRTRILHCIYVVGFMDLFGVSMIIPLLSHHVKALGASPTVAGIVGSTYGVLQLFSSTIVGSWSDVVGRRRSLLTCLLLSAFGYALLGMSTSISLFVLSRIPVGLFKHSLSICRALLSDLVSEAERPLVLGHFNAASSVGFILGPVVGGYLTEHEGGFYTSAFACATIFLINAGLVWLLPWGDILLHCNGANNSSKSVSNGCSTKSHAPAWADPDRDVPRKRAFPPQPAWRQLSSVGSRIRMVASSDMWDLFLVRLLMAVAIMLYYSNFSLAMEERFSLKPKMTGYLISYSSTLGALAGFLVGPVTQLGCGRCCSPQPSSPSPPRSGARALPTWSCGEEGRGPAGL is encoded by the exons ATGTCGGTGAAAATTACTGTACTGGACCTATTATTACTTACCTTTGTTCGCGCTATATTTGGTTTTCAAGACGATGCAAACCGGATAATTTGTAGGTTACCCCCTTTGAGGGACAACCGCCGAACCTTAGACTTGCAAATTGGCTCCCAAGTGGGACGTGCGCTTCCGCGTTGCCGGCAGGGGTATGGTCACAGAGGGAAGATGAGCAACCACAAATGTAGTACTTTGTATCAGAAACTCCGAACACGGACGAGGATTCTTCACTGTATCTATGTGGTTGGCTTCATG gACTTGTTTGGCGTGAGCATGATCATCCCACTGTTGAGCCATCACGTCAAAGCGCTCGGAGCAAGTCCTACTGTTGCTGGTATTGTTG ggTCCACATATGGCGTCTTACAGTTGTTCTCAAGCACAATTGTG GGCAGCTGGAGCGACGTGGTGGGCCGTCGCCGGTCGCTGCTGACTTGCTTGCTGCTGAGCGCTTTCGGCTACGCCCTGCTGGGAATGTCCACCAGCATCTCTTTGTTCGTGCTCTCGCGGATCCCCGTGG GACTGTTCAAGCACTCCCTGTCCATCTGCAGAGCCCTGCTGTCCGACTTGGTGTCCGAGGCAGAGCGCCCCCTGGTGCTGGGTCACTTCAACGCCGCCTCCAGCGTGGGCTTCATTCTGGGTCCCGTGGTAGGTGGCTACTTGACGGAGCACGAGGGCGGCTTCTACACCTCCGCCTTCGCCTGTGCCACCATCTTTCTCATCAATGCCG GTTTGGTATGGCTGCTTCCATGGGGTGACATTCTCCTGCACTGTAACGGCGCCAATAACTCCAGCAAATCAGTCAGCAATGGTTGCTCCACTAAGAGCCACGCCCCAGCATGGGCCGACCCAGACCGGGATGTTCCGAGGAAGCGGGCGTTCCCGCCGCAGCCCGCCTGGCGACAGCTGTCCTCGGTGGGCTCCAGGATCCGCATGGTGGCCTCATCCGACATGTGGGACCTGTTTCTGGTGCGCCTGCTGATGGCCGTGGCCATCATGCTCTACTACAGCAACTTCTCGCTGGCCATGGAGGAGCGTTTCTCGCTCAAGCCCAAGATGACGGGCTACCTCATAAGCTACAGCAGCACTCTGGGGGCGCTGGCCGGCTTCCTGGTGGGACCCGTCACCCAGTT GGGGTGTGGCAGGTGCTGCTCACCTCAACCTTCTTCGCCATCTCCACCACGGTCGGGCGCACGAGCATTACCGACCTGGAGCTGCGGAGAGGAGGGGCGCGGGCCAGCGGGACTCTGA
- the tmem182a gene encoding transmembrane protein 182 isoform X1, producing MPSSCCVVGCRNRKNTHRELVFYAIPAGRHPFEKNRRKLWLEAIRRENWTEAAIKNARLCSAHFISGRVSQQYGNPDFVPSVFPDRAAVSQSGHSKLARQTAGYDEKLCWAKDDKEPQPCQRPDAVCETQQPRVVLRTADTQRERCLDPSHQETPSFPIGGEKEEQESPHVKEEEEEKQGPPYIKEEEQEEDVTKFPCPGIALKTEDEGPSEARGEAEPPSTRKEDITKFPCPGIALKTEYEDEGPSEAGGEAEPLSTRKSSQHVTTGAGGQSPPDGLLAPLSDDDDATSHSPHNQDDDDEEFKGHVTCHTDNKRWECSECGKTYAYKGSLKQHMQTHTGEKPYACAVCGKRFSKARILKLHTRKHAGEKPFACTVCGQQFSQKGSLSTHTRMHTGEKPVACSFCGKSFTRTHAREKPFACSVCAKRFPEEGSLKRHTRTHTRGRSRRNI from the exons ATGCCGTCCTCATGCTGTGTCGTGGGTTGTCGGAATAGAAAGAACACACACAGAGAGCTCGTCTTTTACGCAATTCCTGCTGGTAGGCACCCCTTCGAGAAAAACCGGCGAAAGTTGTGGCTAGAAGCTATACGACGTGAGAATTGGACTGAGGCGGCAATTAAGAATGCTCGTCTTTGCAGTGCTCACTTCATCTCTG gaAGAGTATCCCAGCAATATGGTAATCCAGATTTCGTTCCATCTGTATTCCCAGATAGAGCAGCTGTTTCACAAAGTGGACACTCAAAACTTGCAAG GCAGACAGCGGGGTACGACGAGAAACTTTGTTGGGCAAAAGACGACAAGGAGCCACAACCTTGCCAACGACCCGACGCCGTTTGTGAGACGCAGCAGCCGAGAGTTGTGCTTCGTACAGCAG ACACACAAAGAGAACGGTGCCTTGATCCTAGCCACCAGGAGACGCCGTCCTTTCCCATTGGAGGAGAAAAAGAGGAGCAGGAGTCCCCTCACgtgaaagaagaagaggaggagaaacaaGGGCCTCCTTACATAAAGGAGGAAGAGCAAGAAGAGGACGTCACAAAGTTCCCATGCCCTGGTATTGCTCTCAAAACTGAAGATGAAGGTCCCAGTGAGGCCAGAGGAGAGGCGGAGCCTCCCAGCACCAGGAAGGAGGACATCACAAAGTTCCCTTGCCCTGGTATCGCTCTCAAAACTGAATATGAAGATGAAG GTCCTAGTGAAGCCGGAGGAGAGGCGGAGCCTCTCAGCACcaggaagtcaagtcaacacgTGACAACAGGAGCTGGCGGACAATCACCACCAGATGGACTCTTGGCGCCGCTCTCAGATGATGACGACGCAACGTCACACTCTCCCCACAatcaagatgatgatgatgaagagtttAAAGGTCATGTGACATGTCACACTGACAACAAACGCTGGGAATGTTCTGAGTGTGGGAAAACATATGCTTATAAGGGAAGTTTGAAACAACACATGCAaacgcacactggagagaaaccttatGCATGCGcagtttgtggtaaaagattTTCAAAGGCGAGAATCTTGAAACTTCACACAAGAAAACACgccggagagaaaccttttgcatgCACAGTCTGCGGTCAACAATTTTCTCAGAAGGGAAGTTTAAGCACGCACACCAGAAtgcacaccggagagaaacctgTTGCATGCTCTTTTTGCGGCAAAAGTTTCACAAGAACGCACGCGAGAGAGAAACCGTTCGCCTGTTCGGTTTGTGCTAAAAGATTTCCTGAGGAGGGGAGCTTAAAAcgccacacaagaacacacacgagAGGGAGATCTAGAAGgaatatttaa
- the mfsd9 gene encoding major facilitator superfamily domain-containing protein 9 isoform X2, with the protein MSVKITVLDLLLLTFVRAIFGFQDDANRIICRLPPLRDNRRTLDLQIGSQVGRALPRCRQGYGHRGKMSNHKCSTLYQKLRTRTRILHCIYVVGFMDLFGVSMIIPLLSHHVKALGASPTVAGIVGSTYGVLQLFSSTIVGSWSDVVGRRRSLLTCLLLSAFGYALLGMSTSISLFVLSRIPVGLFKHSLSICRALLSDLVSEAERPLVLGHFNAASSVGFILGPVVGGYLTEHEGGFYTSAFACATIFLINAGLVWLLPWGDILLHCNGANNSSKSVSNGCSTKSHAPAWADPDRDVPRKRAFPPQPAWRQLSSVGSRIRMVASSDMWDLFLVRLLMAVAIMLYYSNFSLAMEERFSLKPKMTGYLISYSSTLGALAGFLGVWQVLLTSTFFAISTTVGRTSITDLELRRGGARASGTLIGAGQSVTAMGRVLAPLLSGVTQEFSPCGPPSLGVLLSLVAVGVLLVRIPKWNQTGQEKMATKIA; encoded by the exons ATGTCGGTGAAAATTACTGTACTGGACCTATTATTACTTACCTTTGTTCGCGCTATATTTGGTTTTCAAGACGATGCAAACCGGATAATTTGTAGGTTACCCCCTTTGAGGGACAACCGCCGAACCTTAGACTTGCAAATTGGCTCCCAAGTGGGACGTGCGCTTCCGCGTTGCCGGCAGGGGTATGGTCACAGAGGGAAGATGAGCAACCACAAATGTAGTACTTTGTATCAGAAACTCCGAACACGGACGAGGATTCTTCACTGTATCTATGTGGTTGGCTTCATG gACTTGTTTGGCGTGAGCATGATCATCCCACTGTTGAGCCATCACGTCAAAGCGCTCGGAGCAAGTCCTACTGTTGCTGGTATTGTTG ggTCCACATATGGCGTCTTACAGTTGTTCTCAAGCACAATTGTG GGCAGCTGGAGCGACGTGGTGGGCCGTCGCCGGTCGCTGCTGACTTGCTTGCTGCTGAGCGCTTTCGGCTACGCCCTGCTGGGAATGTCCACCAGCATCTCTTTGTTCGTGCTCTCGCGGATCCCCGTGG GACTGTTCAAGCACTCCCTGTCCATCTGCAGAGCCCTGCTGTCCGACTTGGTGTCCGAGGCAGAGCGCCCCCTGGTGCTGGGTCACTTCAACGCCGCCTCCAGCGTGGGCTTCATTCTGGGTCCCGTGGTAGGTGGCTACTTGACGGAGCACGAGGGCGGCTTCTACACCTCCGCCTTCGCCTGTGCCACCATCTTTCTCATCAATGCCG GTTTGGTATGGCTGCTTCCATGGGGTGACATTCTCCTGCACTGTAACGGCGCCAATAACTCCAGCAAATCAGTCAGCAATGGTTGCTCCACTAAGAGCCACGCCCCAGCATGGGCCGACCCAGACCGGGATGTTCCGAGGAAGCGGGCGTTCCCGCCGCAGCCCGCCTGGCGACAGCTGTCCTCGGTGGGCTCCAGGATCCGCATGGTGGCCTCATCCGACATGTGGGACCTGTTTCTGGTGCGCCTGCTGATGGCCGTGGCCATCATGCTCTACTACAGCAACTTCTCGCTGGCCATGGAGGAGCGTTTCTCGCTCAAGCCCAAGATGACGGGCTACCTCATAAGCTACAGCAGCACTCTGGGGGCGCTGGCCGGCTTCCTG GGGGTGTGGCAGGTGCTGCTCACCTCAACCTTCTTCGCCATCTCCACCACGGTCGGGCGCACGAGCATTACCGACCTGGAGCTGCGGAGAGGAGGGGCGCGGGCCAGCGGGACTCTGATCGGCGCCGGACAGTCGGTGACAGCCATGGGACGCGTGCTGGCCCCTCTGCTCTCGGGTGTCACCCAGGAGTTCAGCCCCTGCGGCCCCCCCAGTCTGGGGGTGCTGCTGTCTCTGGTGGCGGTGGGCGTGCTGCTCGTTCGGATCCCCAAATGGAACCAGACAGGGCAGGAAAAAATGGCAACTAAAATagcgtaa
- the tmem182a gene encoding transmembrane protein 182 isoform X3 has translation MLVFAVLTSSLLGDMSAQNATDGAISYHEGFFWRCSFVGNVQEDGLQWTLWFTNQPHLKVCMHAYLFPFPVSQHTHNATAYESAIIYRGFWSIFMLIGVAAALLAGFFIICAAPFASHCLYKTGGGFFLASGFFLLCVVVMYVLWIEVLDVVDIYVNYRRSTMCSDFQLTLNYGLSFIFAPIGIFFSLLAGLLFLLIGQTIKNH, from the exons ATGCTCGTCTTTGCAGTGCTCACTTCATCTCTG cTTGGCGATATGTCGGCACAAAACGCCACCGATGGAGCCATTTCGTACCACGAAGGCTTCTTCTGGAGGTGTTCCTTTGTAGGCAACGTGCAAGAAGATGGCCTGCAATGGACACTTTGGTTCA CAAATCAGCCTCACCTCAAAGTGTGTATGCACGCCTACCTCTTCCCATTCCCGGtatcccaacacacacacaacgccaCGGCCTATGAATCTGCCATTA TATACAGAGGCTTCTGGAGCATCTTCATGCTGATTGGCGTGGCGGCCGCGCTGCTCGCCGGCTTCTTTATCATTTGCGCAGCTCCCTTCGCCAGCCATTGCTTGTACAAAACGGGAGGTGGCTTCTTTCTGGCATCGG GTTTCTTCTTGCTGTGTGTGGTGGTGATGTACGTGCTGTGGATCGAGGTGTTGGACGTGGTGGACATCTACGTGAATTACCGGCGTTCCACCATGTGTTCAGATTTCCAGCTGACCCTCAATTATGGCCTCTCCTTCATCTTCGCTCCCATCGGCATCTTTTTCTCTCTGCTGGctggcctcctcttcctcctgatTGGCCAAACCATCAAGAACCATTAA
- the tmem182a gene encoding transmembrane protein 182 isoform X2 gives MKLNVALFFAGLFGALAVVFVLLSFGTDYWLLASESCPPLSDDGHTAGELGDMSAQNATDGAISYHEGFFWRCSFVGNVQEDGLQWTLWFTNQPHLKVCMHAYLFPFPVSQHTHNATAYESAIIYRGFWSIFMLIGVAAALLAGFFIICAAPFASHCLYKTGGGFFLASGFFLLCVVVMYVLWIEVLDVVDIYVNYRRSTMCSDFQLTLNYGLSFIFAPIGIFFSLLAGLLFLLIGQTIKNH, from the exons ATGAAGCTCAACGTGGCGTTGTTTTTTGCGGGTCTGTTTGGGGCCCTGGCGGTGGTCTTCGTCCTGCTCTCATTCGGAACCGATTACTGGCTGCTGGCCTCAGAGAGCTGCCCTCCACTTTCTGATGACGGCCACACCGCTGGGGAG cTTGGCGATATGTCGGCACAAAACGCCACCGATGGAGCCATTTCGTACCACGAAGGCTTCTTCTGGAGGTGTTCCTTTGTAGGCAACGTGCAAGAAGATGGCCTGCAATGGACACTTTGGTTCA CAAATCAGCCTCACCTCAAAGTGTGTATGCACGCCTACCTCTTCCCATTCCCGGtatcccaacacacacacaacgccaCGGCCTATGAATCTGCCATTA TATACAGAGGCTTCTGGAGCATCTTCATGCTGATTGGCGTGGCGGCCGCGCTGCTCGCCGGCTTCTTTATCATTTGCGCAGCTCCCTTCGCCAGCCATTGCTTGTACAAAACGGGAGGTGGCTTCTTTCTGGCATCGG GTTTCTTCTTGCTGTGTGTGGTGGTGATGTACGTGCTGTGGATCGAGGTGTTGGACGTGGTGGACATCTACGTGAATTACCGGCGTTCCACCATGTGTTCAGATTTCCAGCTGACCCTCAATTATGGCCTCTCCTTCATCTTCGCTCCCATCGGCATCTTTTTCTCTCTGCTGGctggcctcctcttcctcctgatTGGCCAAACCATCAAGAACCATTAA
- the mfsd9 gene encoding major facilitator superfamily domain-containing protein 9 isoform X4 — protein sequence MIIPLLSHHVKALGASPTVAGIVGSTYGVLQLFSSTIVGSWSDVVGRRRSLLTCLLLSAFGYALLGMSTSISLFVLSRIPVGLFKHSLSICRALLSDLVSEAERPLVLGHFNAASSVGFILGPVVGGYLTEHEGGFYTSAFACATIFLINAGLVWLLPWGDILLHCNGANNSSKSVSNGCSTKSHAPAWADPDRDVPRKRAFPPQPAWRQLSSVGSRIRMVASSDMWDLFLVRLLMAVAIMLYYSNFSLAMEERFSLKPKMTGYLISYSSTLGALAGFLVGPVTQLYGNNMAALLLQSTLLTCLLISLYATAQGVWQVLLTSTFFAISTTVGRTSITDLELRRGGARASGTLIGAGQSVTAMGRVLAPLLSGVTQEFSPCGPPSLGVLLSLVAVGVLLVRIPKWNQTGQEKMATKIA from the exons ATGATCATCCCACTGTTGAGCCATCACGTCAAAGCGCTCGGAGCAAGTCCTACTGTTGCTGGTATTGTTG ggTCCACATATGGCGTCTTACAGTTGTTCTCAAGCACAATTGTG GGCAGCTGGAGCGACGTGGTGGGCCGTCGCCGGTCGCTGCTGACTTGCTTGCTGCTGAGCGCTTTCGGCTACGCCCTGCTGGGAATGTCCACCAGCATCTCTTTGTTCGTGCTCTCGCGGATCCCCGTGG GACTGTTCAAGCACTCCCTGTCCATCTGCAGAGCCCTGCTGTCCGACTTGGTGTCCGAGGCAGAGCGCCCCCTGGTGCTGGGTCACTTCAACGCCGCCTCCAGCGTGGGCTTCATTCTGGGTCCCGTGGTAGGTGGCTACTTGACGGAGCACGAGGGCGGCTTCTACACCTCCGCCTTCGCCTGTGCCACCATCTTTCTCATCAATGCCG GTTTGGTATGGCTGCTTCCATGGGGTGACATTCTCCTGCACTGTAACGGCGCCAATAACTCCAGCAAATCAGTCAGCAATGGTTGCTCCACTAAGAGCCACGCCCCAGCATGGGCCGACCCAGACCGGGATGTTCCGAGGAAGCGGGCGTTCCCGCCGCAGCCCGCCTGGCGACAGCTGTCCTCGGTGGGCTCCAGGATCCGCATGGTGGCCTCATCCGACATGTGGGACCTGTTTCTGGTGCGCCTGCTGATGGCCGTGGCCATCATGCTCTACTACAGCAACTTCTCGCTGGCCATGGAGGAGCGTTTCTCGCTCAAGCCCAAGATGACGGGCTACCTCATAAGCTACAGCAGCACTCTGGGGGCGCTGGCCGGCTTCCTGGTGGGACCCGTCACCCAGTTGTACGGCAACAACATGGCCGCCCTCCTGCTGCAATCCACTCTCCTGACGTGCCTGCTCATCTCACTGTATGCCACCGCGCAGGGGGTGTGGCAGGTGCTGCTCACCTCAACCTTCTTCGCCATCTCCACCACGGTCGGGCGCACGAGCATTACCGACCTGGAGCTGCGGAGAGGAGGGGCGCGGGCCAGCGGGACTCTGATCGGCGCCGGACAGTCGGTGACAGCCATGGGACGCGTGCTGGCCCCTCTGCTCTCGGGTGTCACCCAGGAGTTCAGCCCCTGCGGCCCCCCCAGTCTGGGGGTGCTGCTGTCTCTGGTGGCGGTGGGCGTGCTGCTCGTTCGGATCCCCAAATGGAACCAGACAGGGCAGGAAAAAATGGCAACTAAAATagcgtaa
- the mfsd9 gene encoding major facilitator superfamily domain-containing protein 9 isoform X1, with product MSVKITVLDLLLLTFVRAIFGFQDDANRIICRLPPLRDNRRTLDLQIGSQVGRALPRCRQGYGHRGKMSNHKCSTLYQKLRTRTRILHCIYVVGFMDLFGVSMIIPLLSHHVKALGASPTVAGIVGSTYGVLQLFSSTIVGSWSDVVGRRRSLLTCLLLSAFGYALLGMSTSISLFVLSRIPVGLFKHSLSICRALLSDLVSEAERPLVLGHFNAASSVGFILGPVVGGYLTEHEGGFYTSAFACATIFLINAGLVWLLPWGDILLHCNGANNSSKSVSNGCSTKSHAPAWADPDRDVPRKRAFPPQPAWRQLSSVGSRIRMVASSDMWDLFLVRLLMAVAIMLYYSNFSLAMEERFSLKPKMTGYLISYSSTLGALAGFLVGPVTQLYGNNMAALLLQSTLLTCLLISLYATAQGVWQVLLTSTFFAISTTVGRTSITDLELRRGGARASGTLIGAGQSVTAMGRVLAPLLSGVTQEFSPCGPPSLGVLLSLVAVGVLLVRIPKWNQTGQEKMATKIA from the exons ATGTCGGTGAAAATTACTGTACTGGACCTATTATTACTTACCTTTGTTCGCGCTATATTTGGTTTTCAAGACGATGCAAACCGGATAATTTGTAGGTTACCCCCTTTGAGGGACAACCGCCGAACCTTAGACTTGCAAATTGGCTCCCAAGTGGGACGTGCGCTTCCGCGTTGCCGGCAGGGGTATGGTCACAGAGGGAAGATGAGCAACCACAAATGTAGTACTTTGTATCAGAAACTCCGAACACGGACGAGGATTCTTCACTGTATCTATGTGGTTGGCTTCATG gACTTGTTTGGCGTGAGCATGATCATCCCACTGTTGAGCCATCACGTCAAAGCGCTCGGAGCAAGTCCTACTGTTGCTGGTATTGTTG ggTCCACATATGGCGTCTTACAGTTGTTCTCAAGCACAATTGTG GGCAGCTGGAGCGACGTGGTGGGCCGTCGCCGGTCGCTGCTGACTTGCTTGCTGCTGAGCGCTTTCGGCTACGCCCTGCTGGGAATGTCCACCAGCATCTCTTTGTTCGTGCTCTCGCGGATCCCCGTGG GACTGTTCAAGCACTCCCTGTCCATCTGCAGAGCCCTGCTGTCCGACTTGGTGTCCGAGGCAGAGCGCCCCCTGGTGCTGGGTCACTTCAACGCCGCCTCCAGCGTGGGCTTCATTCTGGGTCCCGTGGTAGGTGGCTACTTGACGGAGCACGAGGGCGGCTTCTACACCTCCGCCTTCGCCTGTGCCACCATCTTTCTCATCAATGCCG GTTTGGTATGGCTGCTTCCATGGGGTGACATTCTCCTGCACTGTAACGGCGCCAATAACTCCAGCAAATCAGTCAGCAATGGTTGCTCCACTAAGAGCCACGCCCCAGCATGGGCCGACCCAGACCGGGATGTTCCGAGGAAGCGGGCGTTCCCGCCGCAGCCCGCCTGGCGACAGCTGTCCTCGGTGGGCTCCAGGATCCGCATGGTGGCCTCATCCGACATGTGGGACCTGTTTCTGGTGCGCCTGCTGATGGCCGTGGCCATCATGCTCTACTACAGCAACTTCTCGCTGGCCATGGAGGAGCGTTTCTCGCTCAAGCCCAAGATGACGGGCTACCTCATAAGCTACAGCAGCACTCTGGGGGCGCTGGCCGGCTTCCTGGTGGGACCCGTCACCCAGTTGTACGGCAACAACATGGCCGCCCTCCTGCTGCAATCCACTCTCCTGACGTGCCTGCTCATCTCACTGTATGCCACCGCGCAGGGGGTGTGGCAGGTGCTGCTCACCTCAACCTTCTTCGCCATCTCCACCACGGTCGGGCGCACGAGCATTACCGACCTGGAGCTGCGGAGAGGAGGGGCGCGGGCCAGCGGGACTCTGATCGGCGCCGGACAGTCGGTGACAGCCATGGGACGCGTGCTGGCCCCTCTGCTCTCGGGTGTCACCCAGGAGTTCAGCCCCTGCGGCCCCCCCAGTCTGGGGGTGCTGCTGTCTCTGGTGGCGGTGGGCGTGCTGCTCGTTCGGATCCCCAAATGGAACCAGACAGGGCAGGAAAAAATGGCAACTAAAATagcgtaa